The Chitinophaga sp. H8 genome contains a region encoding:
- a CDS encoding cation-translocating P-type ATPase, producing the protein MQKAIPSRFSGLTNDEVLQERRRSGSNVMDHKEKSAVAAALEETITEPMFILLLAAGIIYFLLGETGEGIFMLVAILVVSAISFYQNSRSRNALDALKQLTAPLVKVIRNGQQVEITAKELVIGDIIILEEGVQVPADALILQANDFAVNESVLTGEAFAVNKDEHQENATVYQGTAVVSGLAICRVTHTGNHTALGKIGHALQDIKEEKSPLQQKISRFVTMMAIAGGVIFLLVWGINYFDSHDVLDSLLKGLTLAMSVLPEEIPVAFTTFVAIGAWRLMKMGIIVKQTQTVETLGSASVICSDKTGTITENRMQLAAVYIAATRQVLEHQQWTNETAGQLITTAMWASEPIPFDPMEKALHEAYSALATEDERPAYAMVHEYPLGGKPPMMTHIFADKTGKRIIAAKGAPEAILQCCHLPEEERQHVIAVAEELAGNGYRLLGVAQSPFEGTDFPATQQELPFVFMGLVAFYDPPKANITTVFRQFYDAGIAVKIITGDSTATTLAIARQAGLAGTEQALTGEELLRLSPQDLQRTVQEVNVFTRMFPEAKLRIINALKENQQIVAMTGDGVNDAPALKAAHIGIAMGHKGTEIAKRAAALVLADDDLSKMVDAIKMGRKIYSNLKKAIQYILSIHIPIILTVTIPLLLGWVYPNIFTPVHVIFLELIMGPTCSIVYENEPPEKNTMLQPPRPYSKTFLSLGELGISIVQGLIITLGTLFIYQYAVQKGYDENLTRTMVFTTLLTANIFLMLVNRSFYYSIFVTIRYNNALLRAMLIATIAMLAVILYVSPVTTFFKFEKPGLQELGVSVLTGGIAVIWFEIWKLLKRRGVKQSLPADKAMID; encoded by the coding sequence ATGCAAAAAGCTATTCCTTCCAGATTTTCCGGTTTAACCAATGATGAAGTATTGCAGGAAAGACGCCGTTCCGGTAGTAATGTAATGGACCATAAAGAAAAGAGCGCGGTCGCGGCAGCGTTGGAAGAAACGATTACCGAGCCGATGTTTATTCTATTACTGGCAGCGGGGATTATTTATTTCCTGTTGGGCGAAACCGGGGAAGGTATTTTTATGTTGGTGGCCATATTAGTAGTATCTGCCATTTCCTTTTACCAGAACTCCAGAAGCCGTAACGCGCTGGATGCCCTGAAACAACTGACTGCTCCCCTCGTAAAAGTGATCCGTAACGGACAGCAGGTAGAAATAACGGCCAAAGAACTGGTAATCGGAGATATTATTATCCTGGAAGAAGGCGTGCAGGTACCTGCAGATGCGCTGATCCTGCAGGCAAATGATTTTGCTGTGAATGAATCGGTGCTAACAGGAGAGGCCTTTGCTGTAAATAAAGATGAGCACCAGGAAAATGCTACGGTATACCAGGGCACTGCGGTAGTAAGCGGACTGGCTATCTGCCGGGTAACACATACCGGAAATCATACTGCACTAGGAAAGATAGGGCATGCCCTGCAGGACATCAAGGAGGAGAAATCACCTCTGCAACAGAAGATCAGCCGTTTTGTAACTATGATGGCGATTGCTGGTGGTGTAATATTCCTCCTGGTATGGGGCATTAATTATTTTGATTCTCATGATGTGCTGGATAGCCTGTTAAAAGGTCTTACCCTGGCGATGTCTGTATTACCGGAAGAGATTCCCGTGGCCTTTACCACCTTTGTAGCCATTGGCGCCTGGAGGTTGATGAAAATGGGCATTATTGTAAAGCAAACCCAAACAGTGGAAACACTGGGGAGTGCCAGCGTTATTTGCTCAGATAAAACGGGAACGATTACGGAAAACAGGATGCAGCTGGCAGCAGTTTACATTGCCGCCACCCGGCAAGTGCTGGAACATCAGCAATGGACAAACGAAACGGCGGGACAGCTGATCACCACCGCCATGTGGGCCAGCGAGCCTATTCCCTTTGACCCGATGGAAAAAGCGTTGCATGAAGCTTACAGTGCGCTGGCTACGGAGGATGAAAGACCCGCTTATGCGATGGTACATGAATATCCGCTGGGAGGAAAACCTCCTATGATGACCCACATATTTGCTGATAAAACAGGGAAAAGGATCATTGCTGCGAAAGGCGCACCGGAAGCTATCCTGCAATGCTGCCATTTGCCGGAAGAAGAGCGGCAGCATGTTATCGCAGTGGCAGAAGAGCTGGCCGGAAATGGTTACCGCTTGTTAGGCGTGGCACAAAGCCCTTTTGAAGGAACTGATTTCCCGGCTACCCAGCAGGAATTGCCATTTGTTTTCATGGGGTTGGTAGCATTTTATGATCCGCCTAAAGCCAATATCACCACCGTATTCCGCCAGTTTTATGATGCCGGTATAGCGGTAAAAATCATTACAGGGGATAGCACTGCTACTACCCTGGCCATTGCCAGGCAGGCCGGATTGGCCGGTACAGAGCAAGCACTTACCGGAGAAGAATTATTACGGTTGTCGCCCCAGGATTTGCAGCGTACCGTTCAGGAGGTGAATGTTTTTACCCGCATGTTTCCCGAAGCCAAACTACGTATTATAAACGCCTTGAAAGAAAATCAACAGATAGTAGCGATGACAGGAGATGGTGTGAATGATGCGCCTGCATTAAAGGCGGCCCATATCGGAATCGCTATGGGGCATAAAGGGACGGAAATAGCGAAGCGGGCAGCAGCATTGGTACTGGCAGACGATGACCTGTCTAAAATGGTGGATGCGATCAAAATGGGCCGCAAAATTTACAGCAACCTGAAAAAGGCGATTCAATATATCCTGTCTATTCACATTCCCATTATTTTAACGGTTACCATTCCCTTGCTGCTGGGTTGGGTGTATCCCAATATTTTCACCCCCGTGCATGTCATCTTCCTGGAACTTATCATGGGGCCTACCTGCTCTATTGTGTATGAGAACGAACCGCCGGAGAAGAATACCATGCTGCAACCACCACGGCCTTATTCCAAAACCTTTTTGTCGCTGGGTGAACTGGGAATCAGTATTGTACAGGGGCTGATCATTACCTTGGGTACACTATTTATTTATCAGTACGCTGTACAAAAAGGCTATGATGAAAACCTGACCCGTACCATGGTATTTACCACGTTGCTTACCGCCAATATTTTCCTGATGCTGGTAAATAGGTCTTTCTATTATTCCATCTTTGTGACCATCCGTTATAATAACGCCTTGCTGCGTGCAATGCTTATTGCTACCATCGCGATGCTGGCTGTTATTTTGTATGTATCACCGGTAACCACCTTTTTTAAATTTGAAAAACCTGGTTTGCAGGAATTAGGCGTATCGGTTTTAACAGGGGGAATAGCAGTAATCTGGTTTGAAATATGGAAGCTGTTAAAAAGAAGGGGGGTAAAACAATCATTGCCTGCGGATAAGGCAATGATTGACTAG
- a CDS encoding response regulator transcription factor has protein sequence MTNLNYKILLIEEDPVITREVKKLLHLDNYQVYTTAYSGEGIKMCRHYKPDLIICNTNLRDESGYHFLIALRNDLKLKHIPFIFINGKDSKDDIRMGMNLGADDYLTAPFKSKELLLSIKSRLDRFDIFNTRSTHENKHTTIISVPVIPQEINNKLSKTEFKIITMIAEGMSTKEIAGSLNISLKTVENHRHNISKKLNLSGHNSLVRYAIKNIKQEFKILG, from the coding sequence ATGACAAACTTAAATTATAAAATATTACTCATTGAGGAAGATCCAGTGATTACCAGAGAGGTTAAGAAATTGCTGCACCTGGATAATTACCAGGTGTATACTACTGCCTATTCGGGGGAAGGGATCAAAATGTGCCGGCACTACAAACCCGACCTGATCATCTGCAACACCAACCTGCGTGATGAAAGCGGGTATCATTTTTTAATAGCGCTGAGAAACGATCTTAAACTCAAACATATCCCCTTCATTTTCATTAATGGCAAAGACAGTAAAGATGATATCCGTATGGGTATGAACCTGGGGGCAGACGATTACCTGACGGCCCCGTTCAAAAGCAAGGAACTACTCCTGAGCATAAAATCACGCCTGGACAGGTTTGATATTTTTAATACCAGGTCAACACATGAAAACAAACACACCACCATTATTTCTGTTCCGGTTATTCCACAGGAAATAAACAATAAACTGAGCAAAACAGAGTTTAAAATTATTACCATGATCGCGGAAGGAATGAGTACAAAAGAAATAGCCGGATCACTCAACATCAGTCTTAAAACTGTAGAAAATCACCGGCACAACATTTCAAAAAAACTAAACCTGTCAGGGCATAACTCTCTGGTAAGGTATGCCATCAAAAATATTAAACAGGAGTTTAAAATACTGGGGTAG
- a CDS encoding alpha/beta hydrolase, whose amino-acid sequence MNFRVNAMLWVLLSGVASQLFAQEKPERITYAIKGTDTLWMDHYAPVGQSNGSTVLFVHGGAFVSGHPDNQRPFAEGMRRKGYNIFVISYRLYLKGKDFGCTTATPEKLKAIRIAVEDAADATKYVTNHAASLQVDTSKFFIAGSSAGAETILQLLYNPFASSDQDRYQYFNQFHFKGAMVFAGALIDMNPLKQDNWIPMLLMHGTKDQLVPFGTAAHRFCRAVDAGWLMMFGAHTIYEQGKAWHKPVVLYTYEGKGHDVSNYMFREFDKMDQFMKQVISGKKIKAQEIKL is encoded by the coding sequence ATGAACTTTAGAGTTAATGCAATGTTGTGGGTACTATTATCAGGAGTAGCCAGTCAATTGTTTGCACAGGAGAAACCGGAGCGGATTACCTATGCCATAAAAGGTACAGACACCCTATGGATGGACCATTACGCTCCTGTAGGGCAGTCAAATGGCAGTACTGTTTTATTTGTTCATGGAGGGGCTTTTGTAAGTGGGCATCCGGATAATCAGCGGCCTTTTGCAGAAGGAATGCGCCGGAAAGGATACAACATTTTTGTAATATCCTACCGTTTATACCTGAAAGGGAAAGATTTTGGCTGTACTACAGCTACGCCGGAAAAGCTGAAAGCTATCCGGATAGCAGTAGAGGATGCTGCTGATGCCACTAAATATGTAACCAACCACGCCGCCAGCTTGCAGGTAGATACCAGTAAATTCTTTATTGCAGGTAGCAGTGCCGGGGCAGAAACCATTTTGCAGTTATTATACAATCCTTTTGCCAGCAGTGACCAGGACAGGTATCAGTATTTCAATCAGTTCCATTTTAAAGGAGCGATGGTATTTGCCGGTGCACTGATTGATATGAATCCGCTGAAACAGGACAATTGGATACCAATGTTATTAATGCATGGCACCAAAGACCAGCTGGTACCTTTTGGCACTGCCGCACATCGCTTTTGCCGTGCTGTTGATGCAGGGTGGCTCATGATGTTTGGTGCCCATACTATTTATGAGCAGGGAAAAGCATGGCACAAACCGGTAGTACTTTATACTTATGAGGGTAAAGGACATGATGTAAGCAATTATATGTTCCGGGAATTTGATAAAATGGATCAGTTTATGAAGCAGGTGATTTCTGGAAAGAAAATAAAAGCACAGGAAATTAAATTATAA
- a CDS encoding GNAT family N-acetyltransferase, with translation MDQLTAHLQMRLLEKGGAVPYELLLLADPSRELIDSYIFDSTCYIAYLDQTAVGVYVLQEQAHIAEIKNIAVPEQYQGKGIGKYLLHHACRMAKEKGWSRIRIGTGNSSVGQLYLYQQQGFEMTAIVKDFFTRHYPDPIYENGIACKHMVLLEKIL, from the coding sequence ATGGATCAATTGACAGCACATTTGCAAATGAGGTTATTGGAAAAAGGGGGAGCTGTTCCCTATGAATTGCTGCTCCTGGCAGATCCTTCCAGGGAACTCATTGATAGTTATATTTTTGACAGTACCTGCTATATTGCCTACCTGGATCAGACGGCGGTAGGAGTGTATGTGTTGCAGGAGCAGGCGCATATAGCAGAAATAAAGAATATAGCAGTGCCGGAACAATACCAGGGAAAGGGAATAGGAAAGTACCTTTTACACCATGCATGCCGGATGGCAAAGGAAAAAGGATGGTCCAGGATAAGGATTGGAACCGGTAACTCCAGTGTAGGGCAGTTATATCTTTATCAGCAACAGGGATTTGAAATGACTGCTATTGTGAAGGACTTTTTTACCCGGCATTACCCTGATCCGATCTATGAAAACGGGATTGCCTGCAAGCACATGGTGTTGCTGGAAAAGATCCTGTAA
- a CDS encoding 3-keto-disaccharide hydrolase: MYKKIVFAATALLCSSLSFAQDKPADTEVWTPVPKVVTPGKASTEMPSDAIVLFDGKNLDQWASVNDPQAPANWIVGKGVFTVNKKAGNIQTKKSFTDYQLHIEWQVPANITGEGQGRGNSGLFLASTGSGDDGYELQILDSYNNPTYVNGQAGSIYKQTPPLVNACRKPGEWQTYDVTWTAPRFNEDGTVKTPARVTVLQNGVLIQNDTELQGPTQYIGKAAYRKQHGACPIKLQAHGDKSEPLSFRNIWIREL; encoded by the coding sequence ATGTATAAGAAAATCGTTTTTGCAGCTACTGCGTTGCTATGCTCTTCCTTATCTTTTGCTCAGGATAAACCAGCAGATACAGAAGTCTGGACACCTGTTCCTAAGGTAGTAACTCCCGGTAAAGCAAGTACGGAAATGCCTTCCGATGCTATCGTTTTATTTGATGGCAAAAACCTGGATCAATGGGCCAGTGTAAATGATCCACAGGCTCCGGCCAACTGGATAGTAGGCAAAGGGGTGTTTACTGTAAATAAAAAAGCAGGCAATATTCAAACTAAAAAATCATTTACGGATTACCAGCTGCATATTGAGTGGCAGGTGCCTGCTAATATTACCGGGGAAGGACAGGGACGTGGCAACAGTGGCCTGTTTCTGGCATCTACGGGTAGCGGTGATGATGGATATGAATTGCAGATACTGGATTCCTATAACAATCCTACTTACGTAAACGGACAGGCGGGCAGTATTTATAAACAAACCCCTCCACTGGTAAATGCCTGCCGTAAGCCGGGAGAATGGCAAACGTATGATGTTACCTGGACTGCTCCCCGCTTTAATGAAGATGGTACGGTTAAAACTCCCGCACGTGTTACTGTTTTGCAAAATGGTGTGCTGATCCAGAACGATACGGAGCTGCAAGGGCCTACCCAGTATATTGGTAAAGCTGCTTATAGAAAACAACATGGTGCCTGCCCGATTAAATTACAGGCGCATGGTGATAAAAGTGAGCCACTCAGTTTCCGCAATATCTGGATAAGAGAATTGTAA
- a CDS encoding retropepsin-like aspartic protease, which translates to MFHIMLMISLMMHPSPPVDSPEAAKALHILLDQKDFFRLRSAIETNSPAISPRETLYFAAFVNNAFNQHQQSIQNINLLLEQYPQSLNDTVIARLLTLQKDNYAKTFQYGLAGKTNRLLLDKYHRVLDSTQTADAANDSYIWRTLADIPPQEVHIPKATSIPWKTDKVKLINIPVKTGGQEHNFIFDTGANISTVSQSFAKQLGLRMLNPPGKNEVVPSWYSQLAVADSLYIGEALVQHVVFLVLPDNQLAFPGIDYAINGIIGYPVIAGLKEIRLFQNGTLTIPQQSAKSNLNNLALDGLNPIVAFATDQDTLCFEFDPGANHTDLFYTYLLKHKQLIQQQAQLTTIESGCADEVVNTEVYILPDFNLHVGDKKVTLHQVKVQTRPVEGTKEKCYGNIGQDFIRNFGEMTLNFEHMYVSFR; encoded by the coding sequence ATGTTCCATATTATGTTAATGATTTCGCTGATGATGCACCCATCTCCTCCGGTCGACTCTCCGGAAGCTGCCAAAGCATTACACATACTGCTGGACCAGAAAGATTTTTTCCGGCTCAGGTCTGCCATCGAAACTAACAGCCCTGCCATCAGCCCAAGGGAAACCCTCTACTTTGCTGCATTTGTAAATAATGCATTTAACCAACACCAGCAATCCATACAAAATATCAATCTCCTGCTGGAGCAATATCCTCAATCCCTGAATGATACTGTTATTGCCAGGTTATTAACTTTACAGAAAGATAATTACGCGAAAACATTTCAGTATGGCCTTGCCGGTAAAACCAACCGGTTATTACTGGATAAATACCATCGTGTGCTCGACAGCACACAAACTGCAGATGCTGCCAATGACAGCTATATCTGGCGTACCCTTGCTGATATCCCACCCCAGGAAGTACATATCCCTAAAGCGACTTCCATTCCCTGGAAAACAGACAAGGTAAAACTGATCAATATTCCTGTAAAAACAGGTGGTCAGGAACACAACTTTATTTTTGACACTGGTGCCAACATCAGTACAGTAAGTCAAAGCTTTGCTAAACAACTGGGACTTCGGATGCTCAACCCACCTGGCAAAAATGAAGTAGTTCCTTCCTGGTACTCTCAACTGGCAGTAGCGGATAGCTTGTATATAGGCGAGGCATTAGTGCAGCATGTGGTATTTCTCGTACTGCCCGACAATCAGCTGGCATTTCCCGGCATAGACTACGCTATCAATGGTATTATCGGTTATCCTGTAATTGCGGGCTTAAAGGAGATCCGGTTATTTCAGAATGGTACACTCACGATACCACAACAATCGGCTAAAAGCAATCTGAACAACCTGGCGCTGGATGGGCTTAATCCCATTGTAGCCTTTGCTACCGACCAGGATACCCTTTGCTTTGAATTTGATCCCGGGGCCAATCACACCGACCTGTTCTACACTTATTTACTCAAGCATAAACAACTCATACAGCAACAGGCGCAGCTAACCACTATTGAAAGTGGTTGTGCAGACGAGGTCGTGAATACAGAAGTATATATCCTCCCTGACTTTAACCTGCATGTAGGTGATAAAAAAGTAACCCTGCACCAGGTAAAAGTACAAACCAGGCCGGTAGAAGGCACCAAAGAAAAATGCTATGGCAATATAGGGCAGGATTTTATCCGGAACTTTGGAGAAATGACCTTGAACTTTGAGCATATGTATGTAAGTTTCCGGTAA
- a CDS encoding LA_2272 family surface repeat-containing protein, with protein MTLLKMKLLAASFLLTQIANTATATSITLPSNDTTGINRNMPGQVSFVPGIGTNGKYAPGSTNHFSFNVIGGDNGGVDGFELGTIFNINRQHVQSAQIAGIFNQVGGRVQGFQIAGIFNRVQQSMTAVQLAGITNLVGGPVKGVQVAGVFNEVQQSVNGAQISGVANIAKGPLTGIQITGVYNQLTDSLNGTQVAGITNIVNGPVKGIQISGIASVARKEVNGVQIAGIVNYAKNLKGVQIGLVNIADSTSGYSIGLINISPQSFYRVAVYANEMMNTNVAFKSGTPRIYGILLSGANFSNDKKMYSFGAGIGKEFSLGKSKMFTLNPELTSQYLYTGTWTFENTLNRIQANVHVKLGKYVSVFAGPAFSVLHSDQDVATTGYKLHPVSSNYHVFKLWDNTTAWFGWNAGITIF; from the coding sequence ATGACACTCTTGAAGATGAAGCTCCTGGCAGCGTCCTTTTTATTAACACAGATAGCCAATACTGCCACCGCCACTTCCATTACCCTTCCCTCAAATGATACTACCGGTATAAACCGTAACATGCCCGGACAGGTTTCCTTCGTGCCCGGAATAGGTACCAATGGCAAATATGCGCCGGGCAGTACCAATCATTTTTCCTTTAATGTAATAGGTGGTGATAACGGTGGTGTAGACGGGTTTGAGCTGGGCACTATCTTCAATATTAACCGTCAGCATGTACAATCCGCACAGATCGCCGGCATCTTTAACCAGGTGGGTGGCCGTGTGCAGGGGTTCCAGATAGCAGGGATTTTTAATCGCGTACAACAATCCATGACAGCAGTACAATTAGCTGGTATCACTAACCTGGTAGGTGGGCCGGTGAAAGGGGTACAAGTAGCTGGCGTTTTTAATGAGGTGCAACAATCTGTAAATGGTGCGCAAATAAGTGGTGTGGCAAACATCGCCAAAGGCCCGCTTACCGGCATACAGATCACCGGGGTATACAACCAGCTAACAGACAGCTTAAACGGTACACAGGTGGCAGGGATCACCAATATTGTTAACGGACCAGTGAAAGGTATCCAGATCAGCGGTATTGCCAGCGTGGCCCGGAAAGAAGTAAATGGCGTGCAGATAGCAGGTATCGTCAACTACGCAAAAAATTTAAAAGGCGTGCAGATAGGCCTTGTCAATATTGCAGATAGTACTTCCGGCTATAGCATCGGACTGATTAACATTTCTCCGCAATCATTTTACCGGGTAGCTGTATACGCGAATGAAATGATGAATACCAATGTGGCTTTCAAATCCGGCACTCCCAGAATATACGGGATACTGCTGAGTGGCGCCAACTTCAGTAACGATAAAAAAATGTACTCCTTTGGTGCAGGTATCGGAAAGGAATTTTCATTAGGTAAAAGTAAAATGTTTACACTTAACCCGGAGCTCACCTCCCAATACCTTTATACCGGCACATGGACGTTTGAGAATACACTCAACCGCATACAGGCCAATGTACATGTAAAACTGGGTAAGTATGTTTCTGTATTTGCAGGACCAGCCTTCTCCGTACTGCATTCCGATCAGGATGTGGCTACTACAGGATACAAACTGCATCCCGTTTCCAGCAACTATCACGTATTCAAATTATGGGATAATACCACCGCCTGGTTTGGCTGGAATGCAGGGATCACTATTTTTTAA